The proteins below come from a single Papaver somniferum cultivar HN1 chromosome 11, ASM357369v1, whole genome shotgun sequence genomic window:
- the LOC113324532 gene encoding uncharacterized protein LOC113324532: MENDAAAYIQSCHQCQVHGNIIHTHCLPLHSVSSSWPFYSWGREIIGKINHASLKQHAYIITTTEYFKKLVEAIPLRSTIGITIPAFIKEHIICRFGVPKHLITYKGTPFDNKHVRELLEEYGIK; this comes from the coding sequence atggaaaaCGATGCAGCTGCCTACATTCAGAGTTGTCATCAATGTCAAGTTCATGGTAATATCATTCACACTCATTGTCTCCCATTACATTCTGTGAGCAGTtcatggcctttctacagctggggacggGAAATCATCGGAAAGATCAATCACGCGTCCTTAAAGCAACATGCATACATCATCACAACAACTGAGTATTTCAAAAAATTAGTTGAAGCTatccctcttcgaagcaccattGGAATCACGATTCCGGCTTTCATAAAGGAACATATCATATGCAGATTTGGTGTTCCCAAGCATCTCATCACATACAAGGGAACTCCTTTTGATAACAAACATGTGAGGGAGTTACTTGAAGAGTATGGCATCAAATAG